The genomic window CATTCCTCACAAAATATTAAGTCACTCTTGGTTGGTCTGTATTTGCCTGAATCTGTTTGAAACACTTTCTTTCAGGCAGAAGGACCGGAAAGTGTGTTCAGTACTACAACTACACTTTCAAAACCTGTGAGATTGAATCCTGGTGTCCGATTGAGGAGTTTGCTGCAGTACGGTAAGGCAGACGATGGATAATCTCCAAGTTGGTTGGTcaaagtcacattttttttttttgataatccAAAAGAAAAGGACAGAAGCTGTTAAGTTTAAGACCTTGGCCTTTGAAGAGTGTGCAAAGTGCAAAAGTCTTTGACTATCATCAGggatagtcaaggactgaaacatttactgctgtttttatcattttttattattattttttacactttgagcaatcttaaattaaaaaataaatttacatttttttggcattgatctcagcctgtgaatcttttgtggctgtccagctcaGTTGAATTGGTGTGCGAGTAGTTCTTCTGCCATCCTCTCTTGATCGTCTATTGTACCAACCAAgattaactttttttgttgccctaagtaggcgtagtttcacagcagccttaGGACTGGAAATAATTGTAAAACTGTGAAAACTGTTTTGGACAACAATTGAAATGATAGTGATTACAAATCAGAAAAAGATTAATAGGCTCCCATAAACCTTTGGTTCTCAAACAAAGAGCCACAAGACAATCAACAGAGTAGGCCTAGTACATTTAGAAGAAACATAATTCTGCTAAtcaaaagtatatatttttctcaAACTTGTTTCCAGTCTCTCTGCTTAGGAGTACTGGATGTTATTGAATCTTGAAAAATCACCACCAAATGCAACCTATGACGAGGGGTCACAAGCAGACACGGCTTTGTTTTAAGGGATCACAAACAAAGAAGTTTAGGAATCACCATCATTAATTATAATTAGACCCACTGATGGATATTGAgatcagtttaaaacattttttagaaagtaaacaaactgaTGGTGGAAGAAATATGATTACTCTGATTATTTGGTGTCTTCAACAGAGAACCAGCGTTAGTGGAGGCCATCAATTTCACGGTGTTCATCAGGAACTCTATCCACTTCCCCAGATTTAAAGTGCTGAGgtagagtacacacacacattcacacacacacacacacacacacacacacacacacacacacacacatacacacactgaagccAGAGAGCTGAAGAGATTCAGAAGACTTCCTGTCCTTGTCTTTGGCAGGGGAAATATCAAAGATGCTTCAAACAAGCGTGACATGCACAAATACCTCAATAAGTGTCATTATCACGAGGAGAAGGAGCCCTACTGTCCAAACTTCCACCTGGGCTACATCGCAGATCAAGCCAGGGAGAACTTCACTGAGCTCTGCAAGACTGTGATTAAACAACACATACTGTCTCTATAATATTCAAAGATGTATGTGTTTAAAATTACCTGCTTTGTGATAGTGTAGCATTGCTTACAGTGCTGTTTTTGCTCAGGGAGGAGTGATAGGTGTTTTCATCAACTGGAAGTGTAACCTGGACCTGGATCCTTCTCACTGTAAACCAACATATTCCTTCCGTCGTCTTGATCTCCGAAAGGACCAGGCCAGCTCTGGTTACTATTACAGGTAAGCTCCAACACCCTACACTGTCTTTTCTGTTCAGTATTTCAAACTGTTTGTCACTTTGGTTTGTGGTAACTTTACCAATGTGAACTCCTGTGACTTCTGTGTAACTGTCCAGGTTTGCCAAATATTACAGTAAGGATGGGGAAGAGTCCCGGACACTCATTAAGGCCTACGGCATCCGTCTGGATGTCATAGTTCACGGGCATGTAAGTGGATACTGCATCATCACTACAGTTTTAGCTCACTGTGGCTGTAATTATATTATTTGCTATCATTTCTTTCAGGCTGGTAAATTCAGTCCCATCCCAACCATCATCAGTACAGTGACTGCTATGACTTCAGTTGGGATTGTGAGTACTTAACGttaatttgttttcttattatCTAACAGCTACGGCTCTTTGCACCACAacctgtgttttttctcttttcatttcaCCCCTCTAGTGCACCATTATTTGTGACTGGATCATGTTGACTTTCATCGATAAGAACGAAGTCTACAGTGAGAGGAAGTTTGATGAGGTAAGTGAAAGGCATTATATAGTTAAATTGTGAATATTAAAGGTTTTATCTCACAAAGAATAGGTCATGAGATGATTTTCAAAGATTCTCAACAATGTTTAAGAATACATACAGATGTATTTAAGTATGTAATTCTGTGCACCATGATATACAGATTTATAGTAGTTACCACAGAACCACCAAGTAATCTGACTGACAGGGGTGTTTCTAGAATTTGAGGACGTAGGGTACATAGCCTGGTCCTCTGTAGAGGGGTCCGAGAGGATCCTCTCCTGGGAAATtatttgataaacaagctctatcttgatgcttttttatgtactctggcatcttatttacccttaaaaacattttcccctCAGATTAAATACAAATTATGACTTAATAAAAATATTAGAAGTTGTTACTAACCAGTATTAAGTAGAGACAAAATACTGCTATCAATAAAACTGAGAGAAGTTTGAGGTGCTTGTACTTGAGTAcctccattttatgctactttatacttttacttcactacatctcagagtgaaatattgtatgttttactccattacatttatttttctgctttagttactttgaagACTcagattaaaaatacaaaatataaccaactaataaataatgatgtaatattatagattaaactacccagtAATATATCTATATTTATATCTATACCTTACAGTATTACAATATTCATAATCTAAGATGCTATCTAGTCTCATTAGATGATATCGTTTAATATTGGACATGTATGTTTCAAAAATAAGAAACGTTCtaataataaacacacaaagccCCCCCCCAATCTAATAATATtgcatattatgcatgcataaaGCCCCCTCAAAATAACACGATATTGCTGATCAAAAACGCAAGTCTCTCTGTATAAGTCTTTGGCATAATGAACAGGAACATGtgcactgagtatgggctggaagtcccaaggtcagaatGGAAAACACCTCCTGaggtggttgagaatgaccgagctaagatcctgtgggacttttagatccagactgacaaactggtgatggctaaccaagCGGTCATTGTGTtgatcaacaaacaacagacgTAGTCAGTGGTGACAGCAATCCCAagtgacagcaacatcaggaagaaggaacacgagaagtttgaaaaataccaagggctgaaagaggagatagaaaagatgtggggagcaaaggcaacagtggtgccagtggtaatcgGAGCACTCAGGGCTGGGAGATTAGCTCCGGCAGATTCCAGGTCTAGCATCTGAcgtctctgtccagaagagtacagtcctaggaacagctacgATACTGATATCGATATCATgttatgagactagatatcgtaTTACATTATGTATATTGTAATATtgaaagtgttgtcttttcctggttttaaaggctgcattgcAGTAAATTGATGTAATTTCTGAATTTAACAGACTGCTCTAGCTGTTCTACTATTTGTCTTTACCCGtgtagtcattatatccacagaTGATGATCTATCAAAAAATATCACTgggtaaatattttgtgaaagcaccaatagtaaaccctacaatattgtcacaatatcaatatcGAGGCATTTGGTCATTTCCTGAATAACTGAATTAAGGACTATAGGCTACATTGGACAATGCAGTAACTCATCCCTTTATTATATCTCTCACAGTAGTCACTAATATAGTGACCCAGTATCATAGTAGTTactggtaaataaataaaatactactaaaagtactaaaagtaaaaaacaaaacaaagcaaacaagcaaacaaacaaaaaatggttttggtgcCCATGtaaggaaaaataaagttttaacatatgtGCTTATTTAAGGAACGTATCATCTAAACAAACATAGCCTCTGAGTTTTTACTGGAGTGATAATGCAGGACAGGATTCTCAAGTATTGAGTACTGTATTTGTGTGCTTCACAGAGATAAATAGTAAAAGTATTCTTGGCTGTACTACATTTAGCTGCAGCAGGTTCAGGGACCTCGTCCTGGGCGTGCTGGCTTACTAAGTGAAGGATATCTGTCCTCTACAGGTCATCAAGGAGCCCACGGTGCCCATGCCCACAGAGCTCAGCTACATCCACAGCTACGGCTCAAACCATTCAGACCTGTCAGATGGTGTCCCGCTGTGATGTCGTCACAGTTGCCTCAGTCCTCACAGGCCAAGAGTGTGGACTCTCCTCCGTCAGCTGACTGTGGCAACAACAGAAACTCTGAGTGGTTCCTCAGATGTCTGAACAACTCAGTTATGGGCTGCCTGCGCCCACCATGCTGTCGTTAGTGGGAACAAACTGACAGAGAACCAGTGACAGAGGTCATCCTCTGAAGGACAGCTGATTGTCTTCAAGTCTCAGCCTGTGCAGTGGATTCAGCTTCATATATCGTCTCAAGCCTCGATGGACCCCAACTGTGTGCAGCAATGCAATTAATTGTTTCTCTTTCACTTGACATGACTTGCAGTAACACCActcagaaaatgtgtttattttctaaatatgaaaagaaactaaaataaaatatttgagtACACATAATGAGAAACATTGCAAACTCTGCCCATTTCTATCAATGTATTGTAGACAATCAGTGCAATAAATGTCTTCTATCAACTTAAGTTTTTACAGATCAGTGTATCACGGAACATCGACCTCTGTTCTTATTAATCTGCTTTATTACAAACATAAAACTCTGTCATATTTGCAGAATCTAAATATTCTGATTCCTTTCCTCTGTCTTTATTCCTGATGTGTTCAGCATAACGAGAGATAGAGGAGGAAACGGTCAGCAGACGAGCAGGGAGAGCGATGAGCAGTAATCAAATAACACTGACATTTCCCATAAAAGGGTTTCTCTAACAAGATTGTGGGGAAGTGTGAATCCATCTGGACGCCTGAGAGCAATACAAATGTCAGTGGTGAGAAATAATTTAAGATTAACGTCTGATGGATCAATACCTGCCATGATGGATGGAGGAGCACATGTCAGTTTGGAAATTGTGTGTTTATGACATTTAAAGTGCTAAAACCTCATTATTGTTATGATCTTAAATGGTTGTGGTTTTTGTATCCATTTCACTACTAAGCTCAACAACTGCTGTTTTGATCAACAATTGAAAATGTAAAGAATGTAGTTGCAGGCCCTCTGAGCACTCCTTCATCTGTCAACCTACATGTACAGCATGAGTCAGTGAGGAGGCCTATGGAGCCAATCTAATTGTGCCTCAGATAAGAGTCTGAAATGCGATTGCTTGTCTGGGAGACACCTATCAGCAAGCAAAGTGAGTCATCTGTGGAGCAATGAGGTTAAAGTGATGGAAGTGCAGGGGTTAAGATCATTGTGAACCTGACTAGCTCACAGTAATCACTCAGCACcaaattattttcattcaataatactaaaaaaaataaattataaccAATCTGAAACACCGGATCTTTTCATATCATCAGTGAAAATGGCTAaacctgaaaataaataaataaatgaatacattttgaagACTCTATGACGACTTGCCCATTCTTGACAAACCTTGACAGAGTTGCCCAGTAATTTATGAAATCACAGCAGCTGAAAAGTGCCAATGAAGTGGGAGCATTTGATTGAGTGTGGAAGGCTACTCcaaagctttggagcagctactGCAAAGGTATGATCTCCCTtgcccaaaaaacaaaattgaaggaaacaaaaaacattaaccTTCATCAATTACTTAAGGTTAGGGACAGTTGTGCCAAAATGTTTATAGTAACATAAAACTTTTGTTGTCTTGTGGTGAAGATAAGGGCTGAAGAGGACTGGCAAATACATGGTGTTTGTTGGTAggatttttttggggcaatTTTATGTTTATCTGCATGTTggattccactgccttgattcccactgtgccaagtttgaaaaatgttttgcataaaatacactGAGCCTCGTATGCATTGCCTCGTTCTGGTTTCAGCCATGCTGCGACATCTTGGTTAAATAGGCAATTTTAGTTGAATTTGCACTTCCCCATGTCACCCAGGATACAGTGACAGCCAGCTGgcagacagtggatcctctACTCTGGGCAAAAACAAAGTTTGAGTGCTGTTGGTTCCACTATCCTGATCTGCGTGACGTAAATGTGAGAAGCATTTggtaaataagaaaataaaaaatacaaaaaaggatTATAAGTTATTTAGAAATTTCACACTGCatgtaatggaaaaaaaaatcctagcATTTTAAAGACTTTCGAAatattgatttaagacattttatacaaattaagactttattttttgataaattaaTTCATTGTCTTTTCAGACTTTTTAATGGATCTGTAGGAACCCTGACTAAAGAAGCATCAGACACGTCTTAAGTGTTTCACTGAAAGATGACAGATTAAATGTGGGTGAAGTCGGAGCAGTTGAGGTCACAAGCCATAAAAGTCACATTAGCAGCCAAGTGAGGAGGAAGCTCAGACGACGTGCGACTGCTGATTAATGATGGTCCTCAGAGTAGATGGCACTCAGGATGTTTATGCTTTTTCCTCTGAGGCAGAACTGCAGTCCTTTTCTACAACACCGAGTAAAATAACAGCAGTAAAAACATTCAGGCTCACAGTTAAAACACTTTACATTTATTAACAGTCATAAAATGAAATTCACAAACCTACATCACTTTATTATGGCACTATTCAAACATATCTACAGTCCACACACTTCCCCTCCAACCTGCCTCACTAGTGTCCTTATTACATACCATCACACATCAAAGCTGACAAACAAGTGCATAAACTGGAAAAATTTCAGAATTCCCAGATTGAGAAGTCGTTGCTACGGCTGCAGCCGAGGGAGTGTTGGACCTCTGTGGCGGATGTCACATTCAGTGAGCGCTCTGGCTGATGTGTGGGCTCATTACAAGCAACCAGTCAATGGTCTCCTCCAGGAAGCTCATGTTGTAGTGGGACGCGATGTTCCGAAACACTGTGATCTGCTCAGAGAAGCTCTTAAAATAGACAAGAGGGGGAAAGACATACTGTAAGAACAATGTCAAGTGGGAACAATTGAATGCTTTCGTCACTAAACTGAATGATGTAATGTATTTGAGAGTAGATACCTTGGCTGGGAAAGTGAGGTCAAAGTCTCCGGCACAGCTGCAGTACAGCGGCATGTTTGCTTCCTTCACTCCTTTACATTTTGTACACACCTAAAATCACAGACAGTTTTTAGCAGTGAGACAGCTTTGGGAAAATTAGTAGGTGTTGTAAAACAGATGCAGACCATTAAAAAATTCTCTGCTTTCAATATTTCGTAGGTTAATTTATGAAGAGAAGGGTTGCAACTATAAGCGTTTTCTTCATCAATCATTGGTAACATTAACAtgtaattaattgattaattgtgaTGGGAGGGGGGTGCAGGTGGGAGATGATATAGAAACTTATATCAAACAATacaatgtgttttttccccacaaattcaaatgtaaggctattaaatgacttttaaggcctgatttttttttttttaatcaaattaaactgaagacattttaagactttttaaggaccttcAGACACCCTAGGTGTATGTCCTAACCACTAGGACAATGGACACTCCTAAAACTGTTAGGATGTTGTATGtattcagtaaaaataatcTGCATTTTTACTCACCAGGTCTTGCAGCGTGTAGCTCATCAGTTTCTTCTGCAGAGCTTCCACCAGAGCCATCTCAATAGACTCAGTCTCATACTGCGCCTGGCAGTTGGAGCAGAACCACTGAGGCAACACTGATCCGTCCTGAGGAGAGGGAAACACAGTTTATCCAACTGGAATTAGGAGCAATAACAGCCTTAAATACAGGGTCCCACACATTGTTTCCCAcaatggacaaaatttcaatacttttcataatacatttttttttcttgctccaCTTGCCAGGTGTTCTTGAACAGATTCAGACTCTGTTCAGACATAATTTCAGCTAGATGTTAATCATGAAGGGAGAGAATATGGGGAgaaaatatacacatacataataGTAAACAGAACGTCACACTTTGATGCATATTAATGCTACGTTACGTCAACTGCtacttaaaataaattaagattactgtaaaaatgtaattacaaacaacaaatgaCTTTTCtaa from Epinephelus moara isolate mb chromosome 8, YSFRI_EMoa_1.0, whole genome shotgun sequence includes these protein-coding regions:
- the p2rx2 gene encoding P2X purinoceptor 2, with the protein product MCEILNAFTMGLRDFIKEYFLSFWDYETPKVMVVKNRTLGVIYRSVQFLVITYFIWYVFISQKAYQESETRPESSVYTLMKGTADHGDHILDTVEYARPSEGGDVISTILRRDVTYDQKHGTCAENFNVAKANCTKHSDCVEGEVDFDGHGRRTGKCVQYYNYTFKTCEIESWCPIEEFAAVREPALVEAINFTVFIRNSIHFPRFKVLRGNIKDASNKRDMHKYLNKCHYHEEKEPYCPNFHLGYIADQARENFTELCKTGGVIGVFINWKCNLDLDPSHCKPTYSFRRLDLRKDQASSGYYYRFAKYYSKDGEESRTLIKAYGIRLDVIVHGHAGKFSPIPTIISTVTAMTSVGICTIICDWIMLTFIDKNEVYSERKFDEVIKEPTVPMPTELSYIHSYGSNHSDLSDGVPL